CATGGCAGGAGTACTTGCAGGAAAACTACACAGATATTCAGCAGCTTAATAATACTTATCATACGAGTTATGTATCGTTTGCTAATGTTCCGCTGCCTGCTTCTCCAGCACATACACCATTCTTTTATGATTGGGTTAAATTTAATAACAAGCTATTTTCTGAATGGCATAAATGGATGGCGGATATTATTCATGAAATAGCACCTAATATTCCTTTGCAAGCTAAAGTAATGAACGGGGCCTTAAATGATATCGGTAATCTGACGTGGGGTGTCGATCCAGAGCAGTTTGCAGAATTTAGCCAGATTAATGGAAATGACAATGCCAACTACTATGGCGATGGACCAGCAGGGTTTTCAAATGAATTGAAGTTTTACGATTTGCAAGCTTCCTTAAAAAAAGCACCCGTGTTTAACTCTGAAACTCATGTCATTATGGATGGCGCTGAGCAATATATTCCCGTAATAGCTTCTCACGTTAAATCTGTTTTGTGGCAAGGAGCAATTCATGGGCGCGGAGGAAGTACCATATGGGTATGGGAACGGACTTACGATACAAATAGTGACTTTAAAGGAAGTATCTTACATCGACCTGATGTAGTGGCTGGCGTAGGTAAAGTGAGTCTCGATATGAATCGATTGGCAGAGGAGATCACGGCATTCCAGGATGACGAAGCAAAAGCAGCAATTCTGTATGCAATGCCTGCGATGATATATGACAGGCCTTATCCAGAAGCGATCAATCAAGTCTATGATGCGATTTCTTACAGCGGTCTAAAGGTTGGATTTGTCTCTGAGAAGCAAGCACATGAAGGTGGATTGGCTGGAATCAAAGTGCTATTCGTTCCAGAGGTGTCTCATATGAATGCAGAAACGTTAGTGAGCATTCAGCAATTTGTGGAGCGAGGGGGCAAGCTGGTCGTTACTGGAAGCAATTCCTTGAAGTTTGATGAGCATGATCGTGCTTTGTCTGGTTCTATTCGTAATCAAGTTATGAACAGCTCCAATACAACATTAATTGCGTCCAACACGCTTGCTAAGCAGATTCGTGAAACAGTGACTCCGTTATTCGCGGAGGTTGGATTAAATGAAGTGGTGTTGATTGATGCGGCGACGAACCTTCCGGTTTATGATACGGAATGGCGCTCAGTCTGGCAGAATGGCAGATTGTTAATCAATATCGATAACTATTCGTCAGTTGTGAAAAGTGTCTACGTTCAAGTCAACGGACAACGAATAGGGAATTGGAAGGACCTGATAAGCTCCACAACGGCAATTGCAGAGAATACACTTTTGTTGTCCCCGTTGGAAACCCATCTTTTATCGGTAGAACCGACTGGTATTACACTAGACTCGGAAAGCTATACGATAAAAGTCGGAGAGACGCACGATACAGTCGTTCATGCAGTATTTGAAAGTGGAGTTAATCAGCCGGTCACTACAGCTTCAAGCTATGTTTCATCTCATCCAAACATAGCGACAGTAGATATTAACGGCAAGGTTACTGCAGTGGCTAAAGGAACAGCACAGATAACCGTTACCTACCACGGGAAGCAAGCGATTATTAGTGTGAATTCCGTTAGTGATGATACAACAGAAACGCCAAATCCACCAATTAACAATATTGGTGGTAGTAATAAAGATAACATAACTAAAGTTACTCTAGAGAACGGTAAAGCAGTAGCCAAGCTCGAGAAAAATCAGACGACGGCAACCGTTCCATTAACAGAGATTGGGGACCATCCTTTCCAAGTGCAGGCAGGGGCTGTGATGGTTAATATTGATCAGGTACAGCTAAATGCTTTGAGAAATCAGGGCGGTAATGAGGCAGGTGCAACCATTGAGGTACAGCTCAAGCCAGTGATCGAAACCGGTGGCATGAGTGCTTCATCTCAAGGAACAGCGCAGATCAAATTGGCAGGTCAGGTTTACGAGATTAGTGTGAGGTTGATAAAAGCAAACGGTAGCACAATTGAGGTTAAACAGATAACAGGCAGCGTAGAAATTACATTACCGTATGATGCCAATGGTGTTGATTCAGAGCTTCTCGGTATCTACTACTACAATGAAACGACCAAACAATGGGAGTATGTAGGCGGACAATTGAACAGTAGTGCGAAGACAATGACGGTTAAGCTACAGCATCTAAGTAAATATGCAGTTCTGCAATATAGCAAAACGTTTAGTGATGTGCCGGCTACGCATTGGGCTGCAAGGACGCTGCAAATACTGGCGGCTAAGCACATTGTGAACGGTGTGAGTGATAGCCTGTTCCAGCCTGCAGGAGAAACGACACGAGCGGAATTTGTAGCACTCTTAGTTCGCGCCTTGAACCTTGAAGCCGCTGAAGATGTGAAGGCATTCAAGGATGTGAAATCAGATGCTTGGTATGCAGGAAGCGTGCAAGCAGCTGTAAAGGCGGGCATTGTTACTGGTGTTAGTGTTGATCGCTTTGCGCCGAATGCTCCGATCTCGCGTGCGGAGATGGTCGTTCTAATTGCTAGAGCGCTTGGGTTAAAGGATGATGCGAGCGTAAAGGTTGATTTTGCCGACTCGAAGGATATCCCTTTATGGGCAATTTCTTCAGTGGCAGAACTGAAGCAAATGGGCCTCATTCAAGGCAACGGACACAATAGGTTCAACCCGCAGGCCAATGCAACAAGAGCAGAAGCGGCCAAGCTGATTCTGGGTACCATTAATCAACTGAAATAAGCATGAAGGAAGGGGCTCTAGGGCTTAAATCGCCTTAGAGTCCTTTTCCTGAAATAAATAGGATCAGATTAATAGAGCATGGCATGTTCTATATTTATATTGTACAGTTGGAATAGTTTAACAACTAAATGGAGTGTGACGATGGATGTTTTGGACAGAGGAAAAGCTAGAAGCGAGAGTTAAAGAGCTAGCGTCATGGCGTTATCGGGAGGCGCAGCGTATCGAGGTGTTTCGCGCGCTAGTCGATGAGGAAGGCGAAGTCGGGGTTCGTCCTCCGGAGGGGGGCCAGTGGCGTGACATGAAACAGGGCGACCGCTGGGAAGGAAGAGATCTTTATCTCTGGCTCGATGCCAACGTTTCTATTCCAGCAGCGTGGACTAACCGCCGTGTTGTCGGTTTATTTGATTTCGGGCTTACTGGCGCGGGTAACAATTCAGGCTTTGAATCTTTACTCTATTTGAATGGTGTGCCTTACCAAGGCGTGGATTCAAACCATAAAGAGGTATTTCTGCCTGAAGGTGCAGCGGGAACGACTGTCCGGGTCCAGTTCCGACTCTGGTCAGGACTCGAAGGGGGAGGCGAACCGCAGCAGCAGGAGCATCGGCTTCACCGCGCTGAAATCGTATGGCTAGACGAAGCAACGGATCGCTTCTATTATATGTCCAAAGCTGTGCTACAGACGATAAAGGTACTAAGCTCGGGTATCGCTGAGCGGACAGATCTATTAACGGCGCTTGATCGTTCCTTCCTCAGCATCGACTGGTCCCGACCAGGCTCGGAGCGCTTTTACGAGTCGATTAGTGCAGCAGAGGACGAGCTACGTCAGGCAATTGAGGCAATACCTCGCAACAACTCATCAGTGACGGTGCGATGCATTGGGCATACACATATTGATGTTGCATGGCTATGGCGGCTAAAGCATACGCGGGAAAAGTCTGCTCGCTCGTTCAGTACGGTACTCCGACTAATGGAGCTTTTTCCCGAATATGTGTTTCTCCAGACGCAGCCACAGCTCTATGAATATTTGAAAAATGATTATCCAGACATCTATGCTGCGCTGAAGGAACGGGTGAAGGAAGGTCGCTGGGAAGCGGCCGGAGGCATGTGGCTAGAGGCGGATTGCAATCTGACAAGCGGAGAATCCATTGTTCGTCAGTTACTATATGGTACAAAGTTTCTTCGGGAGGAATTCGGCACAGAATGTACCTATTTGTGGCTGCCTGACGTATTCGGTTATAGCTGGGCGTTGCCGCAAATTCTGCGGAAAAGTGGCATTAGCACCTTTATGACGACCAAGATCAGCTGGAACCAATATAACCGGATGCCGCATGACACGTTCCAATGGCGTGGTATTGATGGCAGCAAGGTGTTAACGCATTTCATCACGACACCTGAAGACAGTGATAATTGGTGGTATACGTATAATGGAGATATCACCGCTTCAAGCGTGCAAGGCATTTGGGATAAATATCGAGACAAAGAGGTTAATCGCGAGCTGCTCCTCTCCTATGGCTACGGGGATGGCGGCGGAGGTGTTAACCGCGAGCACTTAGAGATGCGTAGACAGCTAGCTAATATGCCCGGCTTGCCGAAGGTGGAGACAGGACGCGCGGATGAATACTTCGCTAAGCTACAGCAAACGGTTGAACAATCCGATCGTTATGTACATACGTGGGACGGGGAGCTCTATCTCGAATACCATCGCGGAACGTATACGAGTCAGGCGTATAACAAGCGGATGAACCGCAAGCTGGAGCTGCTCTCACGTGATGCGGAGTGGCTGCAGGTTTGTCGTGCTGCGCTGAGTGGCGATTGGTCGAACTATCCGCAGGAACAGCTCGATGAAAGCTGGAAAACCATTTTGCGTAACCAGTTTCATGACATTATTCCAGGTTCGTCGATTCCTGAGGTGTATCATGACTCGAGAGAAGAATATGAGCAAGCGAAGGATACGCTAGAAGATTGCCGCGTACAGGCGATAACTGCACTTTCTGATAAGGGGACTTTAGGAGACGATGAATATGTCATCTGGAATGCCTCCTCTTGGTCTTACAATGGGTTAGTCGCCGTGGAGAACTGCGCGAAGGATACAGCTTGGCGGGATGCCGAGGGGCGTTTGCTAGTGTCCGAATTTGATGGTGAGCGCCATTGGGTAAAGGTACAGGATGTACCTGCATTAGGCTTCGTTACACTCCGTCGTGAAGATTCGCTGGACGTGGAAAAGCAGGAAGTATCGTCCCCCTTCTCCATTCGTGATCGCGCAATCGACACCCCCTTCTATGAGCTGGAATGGAACGAAAAGGGTCAATTAACACGTCTATACGATCGCGCTGCAGGACGAGAGGTGCTTGCTCCCGGTAATCGTGCGAACGTACTTCAGGTATTCGAGGACAAGCCGAAGATGTTTGAAGCTTGGGATATTGATATTTACTATGGCGAGAAAATGCAGGAGATCGATGGGCTCGTTTCCAGTCAGGTTGAGGTGGGGCTGCTGCGTACTGTCGTTACATTCGTCTGGTCCTATATGGATTCTTCTATTCGTCAGCGGATGATTGTCTATGCGGACAACCGCCGGATCGACTTCGAGACAGAGGTAGATTGGCAGGAGCGTCAGGAGTTACTCAAGGTAGCTTTCCCAGTCGATATTCGAACGACAGAAGCGACCTATGATATTCAGTTTGGCAACGTTAAACGACCTACACATTGGAATACAAGCTGGGATTACGCGCGCTTCGAGACAGTCGGGCACCAATGGGTGGATCTGTCGGAGCATGGCTATGGCGTAAGTCTACTGAATGATTGTAAATATGGTCATGACATCAAGGATGGGGTCATTCGATTAACGTTGATCAAGTCAGCAACCTATCCTGATCCGGGGGCTGACCAGGGTGAGCATCTGTTCACCTATGCACTCTATCCGCATGAAGGGGATTGGAGAGAAGGTCATACCGCGCAGGCGGCATGGCAGCTGAATCAGCCTGTATATGCAACTGCTGGTCGCGCTCCGACACCAAAGTTCTCGTTGTTACGGCTTGTAACAGGAGATGCGATGATCGATGCTGTTAAACGTGCAGAGGATGGCATGGGGTTAATTGTCCGTTTGCACGAGTACAAGGGCGGAAGAAGCCAGATTGCGCTCGCAAGCGATGTACCGATTCAGTCTTGGCAAGAAACAGATTTACTGGAGCGGTCTTTGGAAACTGCTGCTCAGTCTGGTCCAATCATCTTAGATCTAGCGCCTTATGAAATTAAAACGATACGGATTTCGCTGATAGATGTAGCTGTATTTAGTAGCTAGCACATTAGTTCATACGTGTGCGACAAAGCCATTGTACTCACTATTTTAGATACCTCCTGCTGTCCATGTATTTCAGGACTAGCAGGAGGTATTCTCGTTTTAGAAGCCGACTAACTCCCCGCAACTCCGCTACCCCTCCCCCACCAGCACCAAACACGCCTAATATCAGCCTACAAATAATAATATTTTTCTTATATATAAAAATAATTCTTTATATAAAATAAATGATGTGATATTTTGGGAATAGTTGATTTCATATCAAGTTGGAGGTTTGTCCGATGAGAGAGAAGAAACGTGCCGCTGAAATGAGCAATTTTATTCCTGCAGAGCAAGTCAAAGAGGGTGCTCAATAGTATGGGCGGCGTAAAA
This portion of the Cohnella abietis genome encodes:
- a CDS encoding alpha-mannosidase; translation: MFWTEEKLEARVKELASWRYREAQRIEVFRALVDEEGEVGVRPPEGGQWRDMKQGDRWEGRDLYLWLDANVSIPAAWTNRRVVGLFDFGLTGAGNNSGFESLLYLNGVPYQGVDSNHKEVFLPEGAAGTTVRVQFRLWSGLEGGGEPQQQEHRLHRAEIVWLDEATDRFYYMSKAVLQTIKVLSSGIAERTDLLTALDRSFLSIDWSRPGSERFYESISAAEDELRQAIEAIPRNNSSVTVRCIGHTHIDVAWLWRLKHTREKSARSFSTVLRLMELFPEYVFLQTQPQLYEYLKNDYPDIYAALKERVKEGRWEAAGGMWLEADCNLTSGESIVRQLLYGTKFLREEFGTECTYLWLPDVFGYSWALPQILRKSGISTFMTTKISWNQYNRMPHDTFQWRGIDGSKVLTHFITTPEDSDNWWYTYNGDITASSVQGIWDKYRDKEVNRELLLSYGYGDGGGGVNREHLEMRRQLANMPGLPKVETGRADEYFAKLQQTVEQSDRYVHTWDGELYLEYHRGTYTSQAYNKRMNRKLELLSRDAEWLQVCRAALSGDWSNYPQEQLDESWKTILRNQFHDIIPGSSIPEVYHDSREEYEQAKDTLEDCRVQAITALSDKGTLGDDEYVIWNASSWSYNGLVAVENCAKDTAWRDAEGRLLVSEFDGERHWVKVQDVPALGFVTLRREDSLDVEKQEVSSPFSIRDRAIDTPFYELEWNEKGQLTRLYDRAAGREVLAPGNRANVLQVFEDKPKMFEAWDIDIYYGEKMQEIDGLVSSQVEVGLLRTVVTFVWSYMDSSIRQRMIVYADNRRIDFETEVDWQERQELLKVAFPVDIRTTEATYDIQFGNVKRPTHWNTSWDYARFETVGHQWVDLSEHGYGVSLLNDCKYGHDIKDGVIRLTLIKSATYPDPGADQGEHLFTYALYPHEGDWREGHTAQAAWQLNQPVYATAGRAPTPKFSLLRLVTGDAMIDAVKRAEDGMGLIVRLHEYKGGRSQIALASDVPIQSWQETDLLERSLETAAQSGPIILDLAPYEIKTIRISLIDVAVFSS